The genomic window TAGAAAGTAGATGTTCCCACAcgtagaaacaaaaaataaataaaagaaatttttgtttaaggcTAGTTACTGGTACgataaaacacaaatttccGTAATGGCGATATGCCCAGGTATGACAGAATCTCCATTAGTCCATACTATTCCCAACACAGAAGCCAACcaagatttaattaaattcttcaacattttaagaaaaaccgcACAACTGTAAGATTTCCAACCTTTCTCAAAAGATAAATTATAGTATAttcatgtatatgtatatcttttgtTTCACAGAACTGAAAGTGTAGCCAAAAGCATGGTCACAATATTAAAAGTTGGTAAAAATGGTTCATTTTGGATTTCAGAGGATAATAAACTATTTGAAATCGAATTTCCAGTTTATACAGATTTAATTAAAAGGGAAGTACCATTTTTCTAACGCCGAATTTAGCTGAACCCTAAaaggtttaaaatatattaataagtttaacattatagttatagtaaattaagaaaatactaTTAAGAAGATATCGATTTTATAGTTTGTGTTATTTGTTGTTGATTATCTCGATAGTCGACCAAAAATAGCTTTTATATCggttttatttaagttaaattaaaattaattaaaaaacgaaaaagtaataagcattcaaagattattcCTCATCTCTTTCAggcaaaacagagttttatatgtaatctctatggtcaTACCACATGCAAAGACGTCACTATCTATATCTTCCCCTGTGTTTAATTAGGAGtcttaaacgttcatattttgcaaaaaattttaaaaacaaacttcaGTTTTCTGCCCGTTCaggagaattcttcacctgaagtgataaaaaaaatttactcatcaTCCCCATTATACGATTTTCACCTTTCATATTCAATCAAGATTTTCAACTTTCTAACGCATAAAAAGGGTgatttatttccaatttaataACAGATGGCCTTCCCGATATTTGTTATTACAACATAAGCATTTATAAAGCTTACTaatacttaattgtttaaaaattaatttaaacaagtgaaaacaaacaattaactgagttaactgttgaaataccctatatagaaagtgttgaatgtcagagcttgcattattttttataaattaagaatagtttaaaaaaccaatagaattatggcggcctttcggttgccatttatttgtttttcaaaaattttcgaaagcatTTTCTCCCTATCTTCCGACTCCCTATCTTCctactccctatcttttatacgTTTGGTAAAAATTATAAGGTCCACGAGTAAAAATTATAAGGtcaagtatattaagtttttataaggTTGCCACTTAGTCGAtcaaataaaaccgaaaaaacaatCTAACCAAGGACTCGCCGTCAGTTGATTTTTTTGGGATCCGGTTGGGAATTAGTCGGAGTGTACTCGCAACAAAGTCATATTCATGCGAACATATGTTTTTTCGAATTACGCCCATAGGGTGGGACATAAGTACCCTACTTCTGGACACCAaattctcttttattttaaatttaaaaaagctatTGCATATATATTATGAACAATTCTCAACGTTTTTTAATCcctaacattttttacctaacttcactgtttttgagatataagcatttaaaaattaaaaatgcggtttttcatcgaaaattcgttattgacgaaaataaagatgATTTAGTTCTGGTTttgttctgatcaaaaattcAACTTGAAAGACATTAGGTAGATATTAAATTTGGACGATTATAGCTAAGCATTTTTTGATTCGTGTCAATTTTCACcaaacctcaccgttttcgatttAGTCTTAAACGTTAcataaagtacaaatttttccaaaaatttgttattgacgaaaataaagattattttgtggttttggtaaaaatgttttgggaaaactatgtttatttttattcaaaacaatctttattttacgccaataacaaattttcggcAAAAAcccgttttttattttttaaactcttataCATCGAAAACGGAGAAATTAGCTAAAAAATACCAAGAgtgaaaaatgtttagaaaatgtttcggaaaaatttgtactttttttttaacgctTTTATGTCGAAAacggtaatttttataatcgtcCAAATACAGTATCTAATGgctttcaaattgaatttttgatcgaAACCAGAAATGTCAGGGATTAAAAAATGCTGGAAattgtacataatataaaatatatacaatagtttttttttaaatttaaaataaagagaatgtgaTATATCAAGAAGTGGGGTATTTCAGCCCCGCCCtatgggcgtaaatcgaaaaagctcAAGTTCGCATAAATATGACtttgttgagtacactcagacaaacattttccaacgGCTTCCATAAAAATCCACTGCCGGGCTTGATTCCTGGGGCAAATGCTTCGTTTCCTACAGTAACATTTACGATTTGCATTAATATCTATCCAAAATATCCTCactgttaaaaatatgtttcaccTAAGTATTTGAATTAATGATAAATATCACGATTAATTATtgtcataaatataatttataatttaaaaatggctatcattttacaaacattttttcatgataagTTGGCATTTGCCGAAGCGAAAATCAGGATCCcatttttaaacgaattttgTTTCTGACAACGGCAAACATTAAGTACTCTTGTCGTTTTTATGATTCCGTGCTAGATGAGTAGCCAACGAAACACTATTACTAAGACTTCGCTGTCTGCTTTTTGGGTGAGCTTTCACATAAACCGCAATAGTTTTGGCAGCTGAAGTTTTGGTAGAGTGCAATTCTATTTCCGCTATAGTAACAAATCGacctttttcattaaaaacagaaatgctttttgttaattttttatgaaaatatagttcgagtagagcctgtaactcgaaaattacgcatttttagcCATAAAagcactatgaaaaaaattgtaaaaaagtcacaatatttgaaataatttaaaacgattttctttGGCTctaccgcacacgtgatctatGATGTccatccgacaagcaatgacaataaaacagtttctaacagtcgtattaatatacattattatcaactttaaatgacgtcacaaCGACATTCGTGTAACTTCgcgtgtttccggatcgttttcgccaatttgaattttaatgattttcattaactgttttctcggtcatatggctccaaaaaaatcggggGAAAAAActagcccatttatcaagatatttactttcatttaaaaacaagtgaaaacaaacaattgactgagttaattgttaaaataccatgcatagtcagtgttgatttctttatcacattacacatacaaacatatgacacatacataactgacaatcaagtatagtacatattataaaatttccgcctaattggcgccctcacgggtaaacagtgatgtttacgaaaaaatgtttcaaacaaaagctgtttaatttttgataaggaacattttttacatttaaacttttgttctatctctaacggtttacaagatgggtcctacggacgcaagacccaattgacctatgatgctcatttacgaacttgacctcactttttacgtcctgagtacgctgtaaaaatttcagctcgatatcttttttcgtttttgagttatcgtatccacagacggacggacgggcggacaaccggaaatggactaattaggtgatttagtgaacacctatgacaaaatttgtttcctaccatcattattattaagcgttacaaacttgggactaaacttaatatactatgtatatttcatatatacagtagaatctcgataagttaaagtccaagggaaacacaaaatagttTAAGTTATAAAGGTTTTAaattatcaagtgtctatgttagataaaggttaatatagaggtatgtacatgtttctatgaaccctagttaatatagaggtatgtacatgtttctatgtagttactgagggcctatacagagattatttatttaagttatagaggttgcgtctttAAAGTTAtggaggttttgggctctgatgggaagggaacatagtattttttgaagtaacagaggtttttatgttaccgaggtttaagttatcgagattctactgtacatggtataaaaagaaaaataaatgtgaGAAAGGTCTAATGTAAAAATGGCGAATTCCAATGTTCCTTGCGTATTAAGAgaatactttgatatattaAGATACAAAAACATAATTAGAAATTAAGAGAAGAAGTGGAATAAAAGGTTGATTGAGGAGTGTAAGTGATTTAAGGGGAGGATAATATACTATGAATATGTATAAAATCAGAGGGTCGaaacaaaagagaaaaattgtatagtattacatgtattaaaataatcattcttAATCATAGTTtcatagttttgaaaaatataacgcTGAAATGAAACTAGAGCCTAGACCtatgagtaaaaaaatatgtatggaaaaaattggaataaacCAGAGAAGTGGGCGGGGAAAATGGCTagctttttcataaaatatatcgtTTCGAAGCAACGAAGAGCTTCATGTTCAATGCGAAacctatttttcttttttgaacatTCCATGTAATACGCTGTCGTCTTATAATAGACCCGTTTTGTCTACATTTTGCTAAGTAATAAAGCTTTCTTTAGTCCACCTCTGGTTCTTGAAATAATAagataagaaaaaattgttatgaaTGTTATTgtcttaatttataaaaagtaaaagaaaaggGGTAAATTTGAACACTAAAACTGAAACTATTAAAATCAACCAACGTTAAGTGTTGAaaataatcaaactattttcaaCAATGGTTAAGGATTCAGTAGCTTTGGTGACAGGAGGTGCTAGTGGAATTGGCTTAGCAACAGTTGAACAATTATTAGAAAACAATGCAAGAGTaagtcaattattaaaaattccatGTTTTGTTTGCAACAGGAGATGGTAGTGAAATTGGCTTTGTAACTGTTTAACAATTGACAGAAAACGGTTCATGGGTAATGTTAGAGAAAATTCGATGTTTTTTACAACAATTATTAGAAAATGGTATTAGTGTAagtcataaatatttctgcttTCCATTTATTGGTATTACATCAGAataggaaaaattaatttacatgtacaataaaatacaatactGAATTGcctacagaatttttttttgaagaaattttgttcTCTCTTACTTACTTATTCGGGATATTTCTTGCTttcaaattttggataaaattattctttactTTTGGTGAAAGAATAATTTACCTATCGAAATTGTGATGCGAATTAAATCATGTGTATTTTATGTTCtcgtaatatttttgaaatacggctgtttataaaataaaagataaagcAAATAATAGATAAGCGAAAggtatttggaaataatttttcatctcATTAGTGAAGTGATCAATTTAGTATCTAAAAACTTTTTCCGCCTCTAATGGGGTAAATCTACCGGACTTTGATcatcaattcggaaaattttgggagaaggCTAATAGATAAGTTAtcagaaaaagttgaaaatatgaagtTACATGCGATTTCCTTgggattttgaggttattttgctatgttcaggGTTCGATAGCAGGCAAAGTCGATGCAAAAATtcattacaaacaattttttttttatttgcttcaaTCCGATTAATAGAAGCAGAgaaattcaagaaaacgtcaccaataaagaaaacaatgtagagagaAATTATCCCAAAACTGCGTGCAGAAGGTCGTGCGGATCGTTTCGGAACTGGAAAACTATTTTTCTCTGTTTTCTACAACGaaagaaatcaatttaaaaaattagcattctcccaaaattttccgaattgattatcaaaatccagTAAATTTATCCCATTACACTTGATTTTATGCAAAAGTTGGTCATATTCAACGATCGTATTTCATCCCAAAATATGGCGATTGTTTTTCGTAGAATAAGTCATTTATGAACAACGCTTGTTCCAAAATACATATAGCATAGGAGCAGAATAactttctcattttttttttttttgaaaaacggtAAAGAATGTATTTCAGACACTTTCGACATGCCCCTCAGGAGAATCGCTTTTTGTTTAGTAGAGCTCCAGTCACTATGGCGTTTTGCCTAACcagaaactttttattattattttttacatcgcAGGTAGTTTATATTGCTGACATTGATGCAGAGAATGgtgaaaatattgttaaaacatTAGTCAAGAAATATGGAAATGATcgggtaaaatttttaaaattggatgTAATGCAGCTAGAAGAATTTCAAAGTAATTCACTctcgattaaaatttaaaactaaaccatttgaaattaatttagattTGTTATCTAGATGTGTTTGAAACAATTATCAATGAGAGTGGTCGATTGGATATACTCATTAATAATGCAGGTGTCCTTATTAGCAGCAAACTGTTTGATATTAATATTGTAAGTTGAAAGTATTCAGTTTCAAAAAGGATTTTACCCGTGTACAAAAGCAGTTTAAACTGTAATTACAGTCTTTTCTACCTACCTCCAACAATACATTACACATTGTTGAGTTATGTATACATCAAAACGGAACTTCGCCGATCTCCAATAAAACTACATTATTAGAAGCAGACTGAGCAACATCCAATACGTCTTTAAACCTACCACACACAAATACAGgttgggtcattttaatctataatggctaatagctcgatTTGTatttaaccaattaaaaaataacttaaacaaaagttgcagcctaaacggtaagagattgAATAACActctaaattagaaagttgatcgtCAAACGATCGCTTTGTTTATtcatttgattttcaaattgaaGCCCAAAAGCGTGATTTTTCtcactaaatttaaattttacattatgaATATTGAAACCAGttgtttcataaattattttagggtGGAGTTCTTAATGGATTAAAACTAGCTATGAGATTTATGAAAAAAGgatcaaaagttattaacactGCTTCCACCGCTGGATTATCAGGGGCTGGACAATTTCCAGAATATACAGCCTCCAAGTATGCCGTAATTGGATTAACCAAAGCATTTTcggtaaattatttacatgtaacTATATTTGTAACTTAAAACGGTTTCTTTCAAATTATGCTCTgataatttagatttttattttaaaaactttctagAACCACCCTGgtgggaaaaatatttgaagaaaaattaagtCTTAAAAAGTCTTAGAATAAGTCTGAATTAGACAGTGCAAAAACGTTGAGTAATTCAGAGTTGttcagagttcctaagactttttcagagtttctacGACCTTTTCAGAgtttttaagacttattctttcttcaaatatattttccagCAGGGCAGaaagaaaattaatcataaacaaataattgattgttTTAGACGAATTATTGGTATGATAAAACTCAAATTTCCGTAATGGCAATATGTCCAGGTATGACAGCAACACCATTAGTCAACATTCCTAACACAGAAGAGTACGaggatttaaataattttataaatcggttaaaaattaatgaacaatTGTAAGATTATCTTAACCTTTCTTTAAGGATGtttggaatattttcaaaaacaattatataaccTGAATCGATCATTTAATTCAACAtttctagtaaaattttattttttaatttaaattttatatatacctatatgttttagtatttatttactttgtgaCATGATACAAAACATGGATATTCACAAATTGTTAGTGTTCAGAACGTTTACCCTTGATTTTTTATACGTCCCAAACATCCttaggaaaaattattattaatcatgagtatttatttattattatgttttctaGAACTGAGAGTGTGGCCAAGAGTATGATCACGATATTAAAAGT from Chrysoperla carnea chromosome 2, inChrCarn1.1, whole genome shotgun sequence includes these protein-coding regions:
- the LOC123293752 gene encoding dihydroanticapsin 7-dehydrogenase-like isoform X1 is translated as MVKDSVALVTGGASGIGLATVEQLLENNARVVYIADIDAENGENIVKTLVKKYGNDRVKFLKLDVMQLEEFQNVFETIINESGRLDILINNAGVLISSKLFDINIGGVLNGLKLAMRFMKKGSKVINTASTAGLSGAGQFPEYTASKYAVIGLTKAFSTNYWYDKTQISVMAICPGMTATPLVNIPNTEEYEDLNNFINRLKINEQLTESVAKSMITILKVGTNGSFWLAENNKLFELEFPWYLNLIKNEVPFIESN
- the LOC123293752 gene encoding dihydroanticapsin 7-dehydrogenase-like isoform X2, producing the protein MVKDSVALVTGGASGIGLATVEQLLENNARVVYIADIDAENGENIVKTLVKKYGNDRVKFLKLDVMQLEEFQNVFETIINESGRLDILINNAGVLISSKLFDINIGGVLNGLKLAMRFMKKGSKVINTASTAGLSGAGQFPEYTASKYAVIGLTKAFSTNYWYDKTQISVMAICPELRVWPRV